A genomic stretch from Halopiger aswanensis includes:
- a CDS encoding NUDIX hydrolase has product MESLSDPERLRDRDDVRALEETRVVPQSEFESVVGTVDSHVAVGITDDDGAVLLENDGTHGWTLPAFVVDADEDWAETARRGIDRLTDGPVELAAPELVRRVEFRPGGQDRGGAEPELRLRMYNVVVRAAAADQDPVTIDRSPERGLEWFGKIPDEQDGAVADDIRLFLE; this is encoded by the coding sequence GTGGAATCCCTATCTGATCCCGAACGTCTGCGCGACCGCGACGACGTGAGGGCTCTTGAAGAGACCCGGGTCGTCCCACAATCAGAGTTCGAGAGTGTCGTCGGAACCGTCGACAGTCACGTCGCGGTCGGCATCACCGACGACGACGGTGCGGTGCTCCTCGAGAACGACGGCACCCACGGCTGGACTCTCCCGGCCTTCGTCGTCGACGCCGACGAAGACTGGGCCGAAACTGCCCGTCGCGGAATCGACCGGCTGACCGACGGTCCCGTCGAACTCGCGGCGCCGGAACTCGTCCGTCGCGTCGAGTTCCGTCCGGGCGGGCAGGACCGAGGGGGCGCGGAACCGGAACTTCGCCTCCGCATGTACAACGTCGTCGTTCGCGCGGCGGCAGCCGATCAGGACCCCGTGACGATCGATCGCAGCCCAGAACGGGGCCTCGAGTGGTTCGGCAAAATACCAGACGAGCAAGACGGGGCGGTCGC
- a CDS encoding MFS transporter — MSESEGEHVAAGDAHAELEVRGGPFQGVASATFGFFVGFAGVVLFGPVAAEFEGAMGLSGLLLGLLVAAPQLTGSLLRIPFGAWVEKTGAKMPFLALLGLSIVGMGGLLVLLVTTAPDGLTMAHYPLVFLLGSLSGCGIATFSVGTAQTSYWYPSPKQGTVLAAFGGLGNTSPAIFTIVLPAALAAVGLTTTYAVWFCFLVVGTVIYARYAVDAPYFQFRKQGLEDREAKRRAEARGQELFPNGDALESIQEAARIPRTWSLVALFFVSFGGFLALTTWLPSYWQSYHGLESRTAGLLTALGFTLLSAAVRIGGGALSDRVGGEKTAIASFATIAVAAAILIVARDFALALAATMLLGAGMGVASAAVFQLVPKYVPDAVGGASGLVGGIGAFGGFVVPPLLGLFVDLRGVSGYAAGFVVYLVLGFVAIGLSSHLYRTQPVPRAEAGVPADD; from the coding sequence ATGAGCGAGTCCGAAGGCGAGCACGTCGCGGCGGGTGACGCGCACGCCGAGCTCGAGGTCCGCGGCGGCCCGTTCCAGGGCGTCGCGTCCGCAACCTTCGGCTTCTTCGTCGGTTTCGCCGGCGTCGTCCTCTTCGGGCCCGTCGCCGCCGAGTTCGAGGGTGCGATGGGACTGTCCGGCCTGTTGCTCGGCCTGCTCGTCGCCGCGCCGCAACTCACGGGGTCGTTGCTCCGAATTCCCTTCGGCGCGTGGGTCGAGAAAACGGGTGCGAAGATGCCCTTTCTCGCCCTGTTGGGACTGTCGATCGTCGGCATGGGCGGGCTGCTCGTTCTGCTGGTGACGACCGCTCCCGACGGGTTGACGATGGCCCACTACCCGCTCGTCTTCCTGCTCGGTTCGCTGTCGGGCTGTGGCATCGCAACGTTCTCGGTCGGCACCGCCCAGACGTCGTACTGGTACCCGTCGCCGAAACAGGGAACGGTCCTCGCAGCCTTCGGCGGTCTCGGCAACACCTCGCCGGCGATTTTCACGATCGTCCTTCCGGCCGCGCTCGCCGCCGTCGGGTTGACGACCACCTACGCCGTCTGGTTTTGCTTCCTCGTCGTCGGAACCGTCATCTACGCCCGGTACGCCGTCGATGCCCCGTACTTCCAGTTCCGAAAGCAGGGCCTCGAGGACCGCGAGGCCAAGCGCCGCGCTGAAGCACGCGGCCAGGAGTTGTTCCCGAACGGCGACGCGTTGGAGTCGATTCAGGAAGCGGCGCGGATTCCGCGCACGTGGTCGCTGGTCGCGCTGTTTTTCGTCTCGTTCGGCGGCTTCCTCGCGCTCACCACCTGGCTGCCCTCCTACTGGCAGTCGTACCACGGGCTCGAGTCGCGGACCGCCGGCCTCCTGACGGCGCTCGGATTTACGCTGCTGTCGGCGGCCGTCCGTATCGGCGGCGGTGCGCTCAGCGACCGCGTCGGCGGCGAGAAAACCGCGATTGCAAGCTTTGCCACGATCGCCGTCGCCGCAGCGATCCTGATCGTCGCGCGGGATTTCGCCCTCGCACTGGCCGCGACGATGCTGCTCGGTGCCGGGATGGGCGTCGCTAGCGCGGCCGTCTTCCAACTCGTCCCGAAGTACGTCCCCGACGCCGTCGGCGGTGCCTCCGGACTCGTCGGCGGGATCGGCGCCTTCGGCGGCTTTGTCGTTCCGCCGCTGCTCGGCCTGTTCGTCGACCTCCGTGGCGTCTCCGGGTACGCGGCCGGCTTCGTCGTCTATCTCGTCCTCGGCTTCGTCGCGATCGGCCTCTCGAGCCACCTCTATCGAACGCAGCCCGTTCCGAGGGCGGAAGCGGGGGTTCCAGCCGACGATTGA
- a CDS encoding twin-arginine translocase subunit TatC yields the protein MSSAVDEDTARAINSGRETLGALLSSAQTHLQKVFIVFVIGFIGSFYALRVFIWDFLKATAKAEMSQEIGEATDIITRTPFEVILLQAKIGMLIGVILAIPALLYFSRDALRERGVQSVVPVSKWYVAGLGAISVTLFCVGVSYAYGVFFPFAFDFLATISYEAGVNPHWGITEFTQFTVLLTLSFGLAAQLPLAMSALAYTEIVSYETFRDKWRHAIVAITVFGAMFSPPDPFTLVMWALPLFALYVFSLGLSKVVTNIRRRGAAELDTGVGLVKRRVLQFVGALAVVTVGTTIFLNQDGLDRTEAALFPLLPSRFRPDGSLTLGSGLESLSAEYGLLGDAVAGLVIAAVVGLIVLIGYTIKVLQSPVYPREDDIRTADDPDEVDFETLAAEDIAEVPAQVFLSMEEEEALEYSRQAMYDDNRDKAEAILNRFDTLQAQADEEGGSDSSDGAAANRPAAAGGGAGEDEEESVVASTAAGMLDPFTEDETTEDDIGGYAYDLAFIVDSLTSKTIYIVGVFMAVLGGTFLALYQGGFGIILAQFVDRVPDEVLAEVADGEEAYLGGEMTTQATIQLLQDLGLVVALEPVEVLIFMVKVSTILGFVSVLPLICYWGWPAAKERGLVTGDSRIFLVWGLALFAGFGLGVFLGFYWIAPAVISYLITDALANGMEVSYRINSFSWLVIYTTLGVGFLFNVIVTMALFHIGGIVSYRTMLERWRPAVVGVFAVAAFASPKGILTMLLLAIPIALTYLLGLAVLYVLTAGGRLFGGGRGGTPAEPDADAEGAVAE from the coding sequence ATGAGTTCTGCCGTCGACGAGGACACCGCCCGAGCGATCAATAGCGGGCGCGAAACCCTCGGCGCACTGCTCTCGAGCGCCCAAACGCACCTCCAGAAGGTGTTTATCGTCTTCGTTATCGGCTTCATCGGCTCCTTCTACGCCCTGCGGGTCTTCATCTGGGATTTCCTCAAGGCGACGGCGAAGGCGGAGATGAGCCAGGAAATCGGCGAAGCGACCGATATCATCACCCGGACGCCGTTCGAGGTCATCCTCTTGCAGGCGAAGATCGGGATGCTCATCGGGGTCATCCTCGCCATTCCGGCGCTGCTGTACTTCTCTCGAGACGCGCTTCGTGAACGCGGCGTCCAGTCGGTCGTCCCCGTCTCGAAGTGGTACGTCGCCGGCCTCGGCGCCATCTCGGTGACTCTGTTCTGCGTCGGTGTCAGCTACGCTTACGGCGTCTTCTTCCCCTTCGCCTTCGATTTCCTCGCGACGATTTCCTACGAAGCCGGCGTCAATCCCCACTGGGGAATCACCGAGTTCACGCAGTTTACCGTCCTGCTGACCCTCTCCTTTGGCCTCGCGGCGCAACTGCCGCTGGCGATGAGCGCCCTCGCGTACACCGAGATCGTCTCCTACGAAACCTTCCGCGACAAGTGGCGCCACGCGATCGTCGCGATCACGGTCTTCGGCGCGATGTTCTCGCCGCCGGACCCGTTCACGCTGGTCATGTGGGCGCTGCCGCTGTTTGCCCTCTACGTCTTCAGCCTCGGCCTCTCGAAGGTCGTCACCAACATCCGCCGTCGCGGCGCGGCCGAACTCGACACCGGCGTCGGCCTCGTCAAGCGGCGCGTACTCCAGTTCGTCGGCGCGTTGGCAGTCGTCACCGTCGGCACGACTATCTTCCTCAACCAGGACGGACTCGACCGAACCGAAGCGGCGCTGTTCCCCCTGCTGCCGTCTAGATTCCGCCCCGACGGCTCGCTCACGCTCGGCTCCGGCCTCGAGTCGCTCTCGGCTGAGTACGGCCTGCTCGGCGACGCCGTCGCCGGACTGGTCATCGCGGCCGTCGTCGGACTCATCGTCCTCATCGGCTACACGATAAAGGTCCTGCAGTCGCCGGTCTACCCCCGAGAGGACGACATCCGAACCGCGGACGACCCGGACGAAGTCGACTTCGAGACGCTCGCGGCCGAGGACATCGCGGAGGTTCCGGCGCAGGTGTTCCTCTCGATGGAGGAAGAGGAAGCCCTCGAGTACTCCCGGCAGGCGATGTACGACGACAACCGGGACAAAGCCGAGGCGATTCTCAACCGGTTCGATACGCTGCAGGCACAGGCAGACGAGGAGGGCGGCAGCGACTCGAGCGACGGCGCGGCGGCCAACAGACCCGCTGCCGCCGGCGGCGGCGCCGGCGAGGACGAAGAGGAAAGCGTCGTCGCGAGCACCGCCGCGGGGATGCTCGATCCCTTCACCGAGGACGAAACGACCGAGGACGACATCGGCGGCTACGCCTACGACCTCGCCTTTATCGTCGACAGCCTCACCTCGAAGACGATCTACATCGTCGGCGTCTTCATGGCCGTCCTCGGCGGGACCTTCCTCGCGCTGTACCAGGGCGGCTTCGGCATCATCCTCGCGCAGTTCGTCGATCGGGTGCCCGACGAGGTGCTCGCGGAAGTCGCCGACGGGGAAGAAGCCTATCTGGGCGGCGAGATGACGACCCAGGCGACGATACAACTGCTCCAGGACCTCGGCTTAGTCGTCGCGCTCGAGCCCGTCGAGGTGCTGATCTTCATGGTGAAGGTGAGTACGATCCTCGGATTCGTCTCCGTGTTGCCGCTGATCTGCTACTGGGGCTGGCCGGCGGCCAAGGAACGCGGGCTCGTCACCGGCGACTCCCGGATCTTCCTCGTCTGGGGCCTCGCGCTGTTTGCCGGCTTCGGACTCGGGGTCTTCCTCGGGTTCTACTGGATCGCGCCGGCCGTGATCTCCTACCTGATCACCGACGCGCTGGCCAACGGGATGGAGGTCTCCTACCGGATCAACAGCTTCTCCTGGCTCGTGATCTACACGACGCTGGGCGTCGGCTTCCTCTTTAACGTCATCGTCACGATGGCGCTGTTCCACATCGGCGGCATCGTCAGCTACCGGACGATGCTCGAGCGCTGGCGGCCGGCCGTCGTCGGGGTCTTCGCGGTGGCTGCCTTCGCCAGCCCGAAGGGCATTCTGACGATGCTGCTGCTGGCGATCCCGATCGCACTGACTTACCTGCTCGGGCTGGCCGTCCTCTACGTGCTCACCGCGGGCGGTCGGCTCTTCGGGGGCGGTCGCGGCGGCACGCCGGCCGAGCCGGACGCCGACGCAGAGGGCGCCGTCGCCGAATAA
- the tatC gene encoding twin-arginine translocase subunit TatC yields MSDESAADGSADSVASGFRARTRRRRDERLLPDGGSTPSEGTDSESSANSDADSDSDTDSNSSAATTNDDENETPPVETDGEGVVNPESGAGTGESYPDPEYPDPDDEDLGGLETPPDDEEMPLADHIEEMILRLAVVLLFGTAGTAIGLLFASDAISYIWTDVFPAAAEEVPPPHVYHPLELWLTRIKLSALLGIMVALPTFVYECYLFMRPGLYPHERKYYLAAVPTSVVLAGIGMVFSYVLVLPVLFQYFTYYAEGSAAIAYALGDTFDLIITLTGFLAIVFQIPLFIMLAIMMGVTTRRWLAQKRLYFWAAFLGLSFMFTFDPSGMAPILVAIVMVALFEGTLLILKWVGTE; encoded by the coding sequence ATGTCGGACGAGTCGGCAGCCGACGGAAGCGCGGATTCCGTCGCATCCGGTTTCCGCGCTCGGACTCGCAGACGCCGCGACGAGCGATTGCTCCCTGACGGCGGGTCGACCCCGTCCGAGGGCACGGATTCGGAGTCGAGTGCGAATTCGGACGCAGATTCGGATTCGGACACGGACTCAAACTCGAGCGCCGCGACCACGAACGACGACGAGAACGAGACGCCGCCGGTCGAAACCGACGGCGAGGGCGTCGTCAACCCCGAATCCGGCGCCGGTACCGGCGAGTCCTACCCCGACCCCGAGTATCCCGATCCCGACGACGAGGACCTGGGCGGGCTCGAGACGCCGCCGGACGACGAGGAGATGCCGCTGGCCGACCACATCGAGGAGATGATCCTCCGGCTGGCGGTCGTCTTGCTGTTCGGGACGGCCGGGACGGCGATCGGGCTGCTGTTCGCGTCCGACGCGATCAGTTACATTTGGACGGACGTCTTCCCCGCTGCGGCCGAGGAAGTGCCGCCGCCGCACGTCTACCATCCGTTGGAGCTGTGGCTGACTCGGATCAAGCTCTCGGCGCTGCTTGGGATCATGGTCGCCTTACCGACGTTCGTCTACGAGTGTTACCTGTTCATGCGCCCGGGGCTGTACCCCCACGAGCGCAAGTACTACCTCGCGGCGGTTCCGACGAGCGTCGTCCTCGCGGGTATCGGGATGGTCTTTTCCTACGTACTGGTGTTGCCCGTCCTCTTCCAGTACTTCACGTACTACGCCGAGGGGAGCGCGGCCATCGCGTACGCGCTCGGCGATACGTTCGACCTGATCATCACGCTCACCGGCTTCCTCGCGATCGTCTTCCAGATTCCGCTGTTCATCATGCTGGCGATCATGATGGGCGTGACGACCCGCCGGTGGCTCGCCCAGAAGCGGCTGTACTTCTGGGCCGCGTTCCTCGGACTCTCGTTCATGTTCACGTTCGACCCCTCGGGGATGGCGCCGATCCTCGTCGCGATCGTCATGGTCGCGCTGTTCGAGGGGACGCTGTTGATCCTGAAATGGGTCGGCACTGAGTGA
- the nasA gene encoding assimilatory nitrate reductase NasA, whose amino-acid sequence MTDLVPTTCMRCAVGCGHVQRPVEQGYGLDVVRGDASHPVNNGLACQRGISETADPDGEWLTRPLVRRDGELVPTTLETALERAAEGLEGALESGPEGVAVLGSGQQTNEAAYALGKLARGGFGTPYYDANTTLCMASAVTAYYDAFGSDAPPPTYDDIPKAKTHIVWGANPAAAHPVMFRWINQSADADDSELIVVDPIESETAAVADLHVPLEPGGDLALARAVLARIVETGRADEEFIAEATEGFDDLRADLPDAETAAERAGVSMADVDRIAAALEAPSLIYWGMGINQSVNGTAASGALIDCCLATGNLRPGSGPFSLTGQANSMGTRVCSSKGTWPGHRPFDDHDHRRTVADHWDVPESRLPDDPGPGPVGIVDAVGDDVEAVYAVATNPAAGMPNATRVREQLEDAFLVVQDSFRSETVECADVVLPAATWGESEGTTTNMERTVSRVRAATETPSGIKTDLELIGAIGDRVVPDLFETPLESASVFDELATLTAGTLADLSGISYERLAEEAAVRWPAPGPDVSAGYRYYEGPGDDDAADTDSESWSFPTDSGRAQFSSGQARPLPEETDESYPLTLTTGRRPDAYNTGVRTRESEPPAARVSPATAVALVDELEGSERVDAAVQSDDDARYGRVVSRRGSVTVRVETDESIPDGVVWLPIHHPAVNDLTLPDVDPRSKEPNFKQCAVRLEPPRERDVSAVAEVSA is encoded by the coding sequence ATGACCGATCTCGTGCCGACGACGTGCATGCGGTGTGCCGTCGGCTGCGGCCACGTCCAGCGGCCCGTCGAGCAGGGTTACGGCCTCGACGTCGTCCGCGGCGATGCCTCTCACCCGGTTAACAACGGCCTCGCCTGTCAACGCGGAATCAGCGAAACCGCCGACCCCGACGGGGAGTGGCTGACCCGCCCGCTCGTTCGTCGCGACGGCGAACTCGTGCCGACGACCCTCGAGACGGCCCTGGAACGAGCCGCGGAGGGGCTCGAGGGGGCTCTCGAGAGCGGTCCCGAGGGTGTCGCGGTGCTGGGCAGCGGGCAGCAGACCAACGAGGCCGCCTACGCGCTGGGGAAGCTCGCCCGCGGCGGCTTCGGCACGCCGTACTACGACGCCAACACGACGCTGTGTATGGCCTCGGCCGTCACGGCCTACTACGACGCCTTCGGCAGCGACGCGCCGCCGCCGACCTACGACGACATTCCCAAAGCGAAGACCCACATCGTCTGGGGCGCGAACCCCGCCGCGGCCCACCCGGTCATGTTCCGGTGGATCAATCAGTCGGCCGACGCGGACGACTCCGAACTGATCGTCGTCGATCCGATCGAGAGCGAGACCGCTGCGGTCGCAGACCTCCACGTCCCCCTCGAGCCGGGCGGCGACCTCGCGCTGGCCCGCGCGGTACTCGCCCGGATCGTCGAGACCGGCCGCGCCGACGAGGAGTTCATCGCCGAAGCGACCGAGGGATTCGACGACCTGCGCGCCGACCTCCCCGACGCCGAAACGGCCGCCGAGCGCGCCGGCGTCTCGATGGCCGACGTCGACCGCATCGCCGCGGCGCTCGAGGCCCCCTCCCTCATCTACTGGGGAATGGGCATCAACCAGAGCGTCAACGGTACCGCGGCGTCGGGCGCGCTGATCGACTGCTGTCTGGCGACGGGCAATCTCCGCCCCGGCTCGGGTCCGTTCTCGCTGACCGGGCAGGCCAACTCGATGGGGACCCGCGTTTGCTCCTCGAAGGGGACCTGGCCCGGCCACCGGCCGTTCGACGACCACGACCACCGCCGCACGGTCGCCGACCACTGGGACGTCCCCGAGTCCCGACTGCCCGACGATCCCGGCCCCGGTCCGGTCGGCATCGTCGACGCGGTCGGCGACGACGTCGAGGCCGTCTACGCCGTCGCGACCAATCCCGCCGCCGGCATGCCGAATGCAACCCGCGTTCGCGAGCAACTCGAGGACGCCTTCCTCGTCGTGCAGGATTCGTTCCGCTCGGAGACGGTCGAGTGCGCCGACGTCGTGCTGCCCGCCGCAACGTGGGGCGAGTCCGAGGGGACGACGACCAACATGGAACGGACCGTTTCCCGCGTCCGCGCCGCGACGGAGACGCCCTCCGGAATTAAGACCGACCTCGAGCTCATCGGCGCGATCGGCGACCGCGTCGTGCCCGACCTGTTCGAGACGCCGCTCGAGTCCGCGTCGGTTTTCGACGAACTGGCGACGCTGACCGCGGGCACGCTCGCGGACCTCTCGGGGATCAGTTACGAGCGCCTCGCGGAGGAGGCGGCGGTGCGCTGGCCCGCGCCCGGACCCGATGTCTCGGCGGGGTACCGGTACTACGAGGGGCCGGGCGATGACGACGCTGCGGACACGGACAGTGAGTCGTGGTCGTTCCCCACCGACTCGGGCCGCGCGCAGTTCTCGAGCGGGCAGGCTCGTCCGCTGCCCGAGGAGACCGACGAATCCTACCCGCTGACGCTGACGACCGGCCGTCGGCCCGACGCGTACAACACCGGCGTCCGTACTCGAGAGAGCGAACCGCCGGCCGCTCGCGTCAGCCCTGCGACGGCCGTCGCACTCGTGGACGAACTCGAGGGCAGCGAGCGCGTCGACGCTGCGGTGCAGAGCGATGACGACGCCCGATACGGCCGCGTCGTCTCCCGCCGCGGCTCAGTCACAGTCCGCGTCGAAACCGACGAGTCGATCCCGGACGGCGTGGTCTGGCTGCCGATCCACCATCCCGCGGTCAACGACCTCACGCTGCCCGACGTCGATCCGCGCTCGAAGGAGCCCAACTTCAAGCAGTGCGCAGTGCGTCTCGAGCCGCCCCGCGAGCGGGACGTAAGCGCAGTCGCGGAAGTGAGCGCGTGA